Proteins from one Falco naumanni isolate bFalNau1 chromosome 2, bFalNau1.pat, whole genome shotgun sequence genomic window:
- the LOC121083199 gene encoding uncharacterized protein LOC121083199 → MKKMLEGAAHHPVPDDQDIPESAEDDSEENSKSLCTFRKGPEDPVTVCEEQPDGDDESLKQAAVGSRERFPITVSEVSTMLNSALRNELPVESDSSLLIDINPSPTESLTKYALDDEETNPRHKENLCRSSFLKISSDKNSIQETEGISEDCNAPLLSTENKFGSYQSTWEPDMEAKLLSLNGEEKEISQPCNSNVHDNMPDNNTGDKGALKAEENSSNTWGFFSVNLLTEELQLGFDNQVSLSSWSEDKFVGEQRPQKMRKPKQTHTNCSTQLNCSHSNEGLVKENHHVTITEEAGNVISNGLLATPAGEVHFDSLMETRATFMQRSSEVNVPRNDAAPIISKRKKYRRIVNLAPKFNLPRQIAGSTEGGKEVSIKDDVPQKSVLEVGQKSFLSKNHGEECEQAHALQEYSAPYSGTEATYSLLTLDTDALLHDISYIHSEQSSTPKYSCRVSVVSRMKEEQARTLKQQQVVDKKEGESEQCSSEVTNSHPDIVSSVKVFSEYPEVSSILASCSESVREADDPEPAEASQLEDNQDANMRCSFLGLPLSLGFAFQLVQLFGSPGLPLESLLPDDYIVPLDWKVSKMIYLLWKTSVEEKQKANLSQDGNALDYIISLEDLNKNHQENQDSSETLPEVELFQGVTEENILTHASTDSLDDVFHRL, encoded by the exons ATGAAGAAAATGTTAGAGGGAGCAGCTCATCACCCAGTTCCAGATGACCAGGACATACCAGAAAGTGCAGAGGAtgattcagaagaaaacagcaaatcaTTGTGCACATTCAGAAAAGGTCCAGAGGATCCAGTAACAGTTTGTGAAGAGCAGCCTGACGGTGATGATGAAAGCCTAAAACAAGCTGCAGTGGGTTCAAGAGAAAGGTTTCCCATCACTGTGTCTGAGGTCTCAACAATGTTGAACAGTGCATTGAGAAATGAACTGCCTGTAGAAAGTGACAGTTCACTTCTAATAGATATAAACCCTTCTCCTACTGAAAGCCTAACCAAATATGCATTAGATGATGAGGAAACAAATCCAAGGCACAAAGAAAATCTTTGCAGAAGCAGTTTCCTAAAAATAAGCAGTGATAAAAATTCCATCCAGGAAACAGAAGGCATCTCTGAGGATTGTAACGCGCCACTGttaagcacagaaaacaaatttggaTCCTATCAGAGTACGTGGGAACCTGACATGGAAGCTAAACTGTTAAGTTTAAatggtgaagaaaaagaaatctctcaGCCTTGCAATTCAAACGTACATGATAACATGCCTGATAATAACACAGGGGACAAAGGTGcattaaaagcagaagagaatagCTCTAAcacctggggttttttttcagttaatttacTTACTGAAGAATTGCAGTTGGGCTTTGATAACcaagtttctctttcttcttggTCTGAGGATAAATTTGTAGGTGAACAAAGACCCCAAAAAATGAGGAAACCTAAACAGACTCATACGAACTGTTCAACACAGCTAAACTGCTCTCATTCAAATGAAGGATTGGTAAAGGAAAACCATCATGTAACGATAACTGAAGAGGCTGGCAATGTAATAAGCAACGGTCTGTTGGCAACTCCAGCTGGTGAAGTGCACTTTGATTCCCTTATGGAAACCAGGGCCACCTTCATGCAGCGTTCAAGTGAAGTAAATGTTCCAAGAAATGATGCTGCACCAATTAtatcaaagaggaaaaaatacagaagaattgTCAACTTGGCACCGAAGTTTAATCTACCAAGACAGATTGCTGGTAGtacagagggagggaaggaagttTCGATAAAAGATGATGTTCCccaaaaaagtgttttggaagTGGGGCAAAAAAGCTTTCTAAGCAAGAACCATGGAGAGGAATGTGAACAGGCCCATGCTCTGCAGGAATATTCTGCACCTTACAGTGGCACCGAGGCAACCTATTCCCTACTCACCCTGGATACAGATGCTCTGTTACATGATATTTCTTACATTCATTCAGAACAATCTTCTACACCAAAATATTCCTGCAGGGTTTCTGTAGTTTCCAGGATGAAGGAGGAGCAAGCTAGAACTCTTAAGCAACAACAGGTGGTTGATAAAAAAGAGGGCGAGAGTGAACAGTGTTCTTCAGAGGTTACAAATAGCCACCCAGATATTGTGTCTTCTGTTAAAGTTTTTTCTGAATATCCAGAAGTTTCTAGTATATTGGCAAGCTGCAGTGAAAGTGTGCGTGAAGCAGATGACCCTGAGCCAGCAGAGGCCTCGCAACTTGAAGATAATCAAGATGCAAATATGAGATGTAGTTTTCTGGGACTTCCCTTATCTTTAGGATTTGCTTTTCAACTTGTGCAGCTCTTTGGTTCTCCAGGTCTTCCACTGG aatcCTTGTTGCCAGATGATTATATAGTTCCTCTTGACTGGAAAGTTTCAAAGATGATCTATTTACTGTGGAAGACCTCTGTGGAG gaaaaacagaaagcaaatctATCACAGGATGGAAATGCCTTGG ATTATATTATTAGTCTTGAAGatctaaataaaaatcaccAAGAGAATCAAGACTCTTCGGAAACACTTCCAGAAGTGGAGCTGTTTCAAGGGGTGACAGAGGAGAACATCCTGACCCATGCTAGCACTGACAGTCTGGATGATGTGTTTCATCGGTTGTGA